Proteins from one Actinobacillus delphinicola genomic window:
- a CDS encoding PAS domain-containing protein, which yields MPTDIDLINRQILTAVDNALVISKTDLQGVITYVNDLFCELTGFSREELLGQPHSIVRDPSVPKEVYKEMWDTIQSGKQWTGIIPNRGKGGVLYVVDTSVQPIKNEKGEIVEYISVRRVINDLMQNYDAVEFAKEQFDEYYDE from the coding sequence ATGCCAACTGATATCGATTTAATTAATCGTCAAATATTGACCGCAGTAGATAACGCCTTAGTCATTTCAAAAACTGATTTGCAAGGTGTGATTACTTATGTAAATGATCTTTTTTGTGAGTTAACAGGCTTTTCTCGCGAAGAACTGCTTGGACAACCACATAGTATTGTTCGTGATCCGTCCGTACCAAAAGAAGTTTATAAAGAAATGTGGGATACCATTCAATCTGGTAAACAATGGACAGGTATCATTCCAAATCGTGGTAAAGGTGGCGTTTTATATGTTGTTGATACAAGCGTGCAACCAATTAAAAATGAAAAAGGTGAGATAGTAGAATACATTAGTGTGCGTCGTGTTATTAATGATCTTATGCAAAATTATGATGCAGTAGAATTTGCGAAAGAACAATTTGACGAATATTACGATGAATAA
- a CDS encoding NADH:ubiquinone reductase (Na(+)-transporting) subunit B: protein MGLKHLLEKMEPAFLPGGKFEKWYALYEATATFLYTPGTVTKGASHVRDAIDSKRMMVLVWLALFPAMFYGMYNVGLQSFSALHMGDFAHNIALNVANDWHFALANALGILSPDAGVGAKMALGAIFFLPIYITIFLVGGFWEVLFAMVRKHEVNEGFFVTSILLALIVPPTLPLWQAALAATFGVVVAKEVFGGVGRNFINPALAGRAFLFFAYPGQISGDLVWTAADGYSGATALSQWAQGGQAALKHVSTGQPIHWMDAFLGNIPGSIGETSTLALIIGGCIIVFARIASWRIIAGVLIGMIATSSMFNWIGSTTNPMFAMPWYWHLVLGGFALGTIFMATDPVSASFTNKGKWWYGALIGVMCVLIRVVNPAYPEGMMLAILFANLFAPLFDYAVVQANIKRRRVRNG from the coding sequence ATGGGTTTAAAACATCTTTTAGAAAAAATGGAACCTGCTTTTTTACCGGGTGGTAAATTTGAAAAATGGTATGCATTGTATGAAGCAACAGCAACCTTTTTATATACACCAGGCACGGTAACAAAAGGTGCATCACATGTACGTGACGCAATTGATTCCAAACGTATGATGGTATTGGTATGGCTTGCATTATTCCCAGCAATGTTCTACGGGATGTATAATGTTGGTCTCCAATCATTTTCTGCATTACATATGGGCGACTTCGCTCACAATATCGCATTAAACGTTGCTAACGATTGGCATTTTGCATTAGCAAATGCATTAGGTATTTTATCTCCTGATGCAGGCGTAGGTGCGAAAATGGCACTTGGTGCTATTTTCTTTCTTCCTATTTATATCACCATTTTCCTTGTTGGTGGTTTCTGGGAAGTGTTATTCGCAATGGTACGTAAACACGAAGTAAATGAAGGTTTCTTTGTAACTTCTATCTTACTTGCATTAATCGTGCCTCCAACATTACCACTTTGGCAAGCAGCATTAGCGGCAACATTTGGTGTTGTTGTAGCGAAAGAAGTATTTGGTGGGGTAGGGCGTAACTTTATTAACCCTGCACTTGCGGGTCGTGCGTTCTTATTCTTCGCATATCCAGGTCAGATTTCTGGTGACTTAGTTTGGACAGCAGCAGATGGTTATTCTGGTGCGACTGCGCTTTCTCAATGGGCACAAGGTGGTCAAGCAGCACTTAAACATGTATCAACAGGTCAACCAATTCACTGGATGGATGCCTTCTTAGGTAATATTCCAGGATCAATCGGTGAAACTTCTACACTCGCACTTATCATTGGCGGTTGTATTATCGTTTTCGCACGTATTGCTTCATGGCGTATTATTGCCGGTGTTCTTATCGGTATGATTGCAACTTCAAGCATGTTTAACTGGATTGGTTCTACAACAAATCCAATGTTTGCAATGCCTTGGTACTGGCATTTAGTATTAGGTGGTTTTGCATTAGGTACTATTTTCATGGCTACTGACCCAGTATCTGCTTCATTTACTAATAAAGGTAAATGGTGGTACGGTGCACTTATTGGCGTTATGTGTGTATTAATTCGTGTAGTTAACCCAGCATATCCTGAAGGTATGATGTTAGCGATCTTATTTGCTAACTTATTTGCACCGTTATTTGACTATGCGGTGGTTCAAGCCAATATTAAACGTCGGAGAGTTCGCAATGGCTAA
- a CDS encoding FAD:protein FMN transferase — translation MKVAVLGILVFGFAFIFAHSLFSRLGQKDEVSLSGRTMGTTYHIKYIDDKLTMNSQQVQKNIDEVLKEVNQQMSTFIPSSELSRFNQFKEINTPFPISKDFATVVETAMHLNKVTDGALDITVGPLVNIWSFGPTKRSDTEPSAEKIADTLKIVGINKLKVFKKGDQYYLEKSVPQLYVDLSSIAKGFGVDKVAEYLASLGVKNYMVEIGGEIHAEGTNERGIPWEIGIEDPMYNGQRAVQRVVGLYDKGMATSGDYRNYFEQNGKRFTHEIDPTTGYPVQHHLASITVVAKNTMIADGLSTGLFVLGEKKAMEVAEKNNIAIYLIIKQGDKFVTQASPAFARLINGEK, via the coding sequence ATAAAAGTAGCAGTCCTAGGCATACTTGTTTTTGGATTTGCATTTATTTTTGCTCACTCTTTATTCAGTCGATTAGGACAGAAGGATGAGGTGAGTTTATCTGGACGTACTATGGGCACGACTTATCATATTAAGTATATTGATGATAAGTTGACAATGAATTCACAACAGGTACAAAAGAATATTGATGAAGTACTAAAAGAAGTGAATCAGCAAATGTCTACTTTTATTCCTTCTTCTGAGCTTAGTCGTTTTAATCAATTTAAAGAGATAAACACACCTTTTCCGATTTCTAAAGATTTTGCAACCGTTGTTGAAACAGCGATGCATCTTAATAAAGTGACTGATGGTGCGTTAGATATTACCGTTGGACCTTTAGTCAATATTTGGAGTTTTGGACCAACTAAACGTTCTGATACAGAACCAAGTGCAGAAAAAATTGCTGATACATTAAAAATTGTTGGGATTAATAAATTAAAAGTTTTCAAGAAAGGTGATCAATATTACCTTGAAAAATCTGTACCACAACTTTATGTGGACTTATCTTCTATCGCAAAAGGTTTTGGTGTCGATAAAGTAGCAGAATATCTTGCTTCTCTTGGCGTTAAAAACTATATGGTAGAAATTGGAGGGGAAATTCACGCCGAAGGTACTAATGAGCGTGGCATTCCTTGGGAAATTGGTATTGAAGATCCAATGTATAATGGGCAACGTGCTGTTCAACGTGTTGTGGGATTATATGATAAGGGGATGGCAACATCAGGCGATTACCGTAACTATTTTGAACAAAATGGTAAACGTTTTACGCATGAGATTGATCCAACAACAGGATATCCTGTGCAACATCATTTAGCATCAATTACGGTTGTTGCGAAAAATACAATGATTGCGGATGGTCTTTCTACTGGTCTTTTTGTTTTAGGTGAAAAGAAAGCAATGGAAGTCGCAGAGAAAAATAACATTGCAATTTATTTGATTATTAAACAAGGTGATAAATTTGTAACCCAAGCTTCACCAGCATTTGCCCGTTTGATTAATGGAGAAAAATAA
- a CDS encoding Na(+)-translocating NADH-quinone reductase subunit A, giving the protein MITIKKGLDLPIAGKPEQVIHNGNAVSEVALLGEEYIGMRPSMKVREGDEVKKGQVLFEDKKNPGVLFTAPVSGKVTAIHRGEKRVLQSVVIEMKGDEQVTFAKYAENELESLTDNDVRKNLQESGLWTTLRTRPFGKVPAIDAIPHSIFVNAMDTNPLAADPTVIINEEKDAFVNGLKVLGQLETDKLHLCKAAGANIPAVSAKWLDVHEFKGPHPAGLSGTHIHFIDPVGTNKTVWYINYQDVIAIGKLFTTGELSSQRVIALGGPQVNKPRLVRTFVGANLSQLTNGELKAGTNRVISGSVLSGTKAEGPHNYLGRYALQVSVIEEDHNKEFLGWIMPGADEYSVTRTVLGHFRKKLFNMTTSLHGAYRAMVPIGLYERVMPLDILPTLLLRDLASGDTDSAQALGCLELEEEDLALCTYVCPGKIEYAPLLRQALEQIEKDG; this is encoded by the coding sequence ATGATTACGATTAAAAAAGGCTTGGATCTTCCTATTGCAGGGAAGCCAGAACAAGTAATCCATAACGGCAATGCTGTTAGCGAAGTTGCTTTGCTTGGTGAAGAATATATAGGTATGCGTCCTTCGATGAAAGTTCGTGAAGGCGATGAAGTGAAAAAAGGTCAGGTTCTATTTGAAGATAAAAAGAATCCTGGTGTGCTTTTCACTGCACCTGTAAGTGGTAAAGTTACTGCGATTCACCGTGGTGAAAAACGCGTTTTACAGTCGGTTGTTATTGAAATGAAAGGGGATGAACAGGTTACTTTTGCAAAATATGCAGAAAATGAGCTGGAATCCTTAACTGATAACGATGTACGTAAGAATCTTCAGGAGTCTGGTTTATGGACTACTTTAAGAACGCGTCCATTCGGTAAAGTACCTGCTATTGATGCAATTCCGCATTCTATTTTTGTTAATGCGATGGACACTAATCCGTTAGCAGCAGATCCGACAGTAATCATCAATGAAGAAAAAGATGCATTTGTAAATGGATTAAAAGTACTTGGTCAGCTTGAAACAGATAAATTACATTTATGTAAAGCTGCTGGTGCAAATATCCCAGCAGTAAGTGCAAAATGGTTAGATGTACATGAATTTAAAGGACCACATCCTGCGGGTTTATCAGGTACTCATATTCATTTTATTGATCCAGTTGGTACAAATAAAACTGTTTGGTATATCAATTACCAAGATGTTATTGCAATTGGTAAATTATTCACTACCGGGGAACTATCATCTCAACGTGTTATTGCGTTAGGTGGTCCACAAGTTAATAAACCTCGTCTAGTACGTACTTTTGTAGGTGCGAATCTTTCTCAATTGACTAATGGTGAATTAAAAGCAGGGACTAATCGTGTTATCTCAGGTTCTGTATTAAGCGGAACAAAAGCTGAAGGTCCTCATAATTATTTAGGTCGTTATGCATTACAAGTATCTGTAATTGAAGAAGATCATAATAAAGAATTTTTAGGTTGGATCATGCCTGGTGCTGATGAATATTCTGTAACTCGCACTGTGCTTGGTCATTTCCGTAAAAAATTATTTAACATGACAACCTCTTTACATGGCGCATACCGTGCAATGGTACCAATTGGTCTTTATGAACGTGTAATGCCATTAGATATCCTTCCAACACTTTTATTACGTGATCTCGCATCTGGCGATACAGATAGCGCACAAGCATTAGGTTGCTTGGAATTAGAAGAAGAAGATTTAGCATTATGTACCTACGTTTGTCCAGGTAAAATTGAATATGCTCCACTTCTACGTCAAGCATTAGAACAAATAGAGAAGGATGGCTAA
- a CDS encoding NADH:ubiquinone reductase (Na(+)-transporting) subunit D — protein sequence MAKTSLKKLLFSPIIDNNPIALQILGICSALAVTTKLETAFVMAIAVSLVTAFSSFFISCLRNYIPNSIRIIVQMTIIASLVILVDQLLRAYAYGLSKQLSVFVGLIITNCIVMGRAEAFAMKSGPVESFVDGIGNGLGYGAMLLAVAFIRELLGSGKFFGMTVFQTIQNGGWYQTNGLFLLAPSAFFIIGFIIWGLRTLKPEQVEK from the coding sequence ATGGCTAAGACTTCACTCAAAAAATTATTATTTTCTCCAATTATTGATAATAACCCGATTGCATTACAGATCCTTGGTATCTGTTCTGCATTGGCGGTTACTACAAAATTAGAGACAGCTTTTGTTATGGCGATTGCAGTAAGTTTAGTTACTGCTTTCTCAAGTTTCTTTATTTCTTGCTTACGTAACTATATCCCGAACAGTATCCGTATTATTGTTCAAATGACAATTATTGCATCATTAGTAATTTTGGTTGACCAATTACTACGTGCTTATGCGTATGGTTTATCAAAACAGCTTTCAGTATTCGTTGGTTTAATTATTACTAACTGTATCGTAATGGGTCGTGCGGAAGCATTTGCAATGAAATCTGGTCCAGTAGAAAGCTTTGTTGATGGTATTGGTAATGGGTTAGGATATGGTGCAATGCTTTTGGCTGTTGCATTTATCCGTGAGCTTCTTGGTTCTGGTAAGTTCTTTGGTATGACCGTATTCCAAACTATTCAAAATGGTGGTTGGTATCAAACTAACGGTTTATTCCTACTTGCGCCAAGTGCATTCTTTATTATCGGTTTTATCATTTGGGGTCTTCGTACCTTAAAACCAGAACAGGTGGAGAAATAA
- the mnmA gene encoding tRNA 2-thiouridine(34) synthase MnmA: protein MESLTYNKYFPALSEEELLANGKIKVICGMSGGVDSSVSAFILQQQGYQVEGLFMKNWEEDDDTDYCTAAADLADAQAVCDKLGIKLHKINFAAEYWDNVFEHFLAEYKAGRTPNPDILCNKEIKFKAFLEYAAEDLGADFIATGHYVRRGEKDGEALLLRGLDNNKDQSYFLYALNKKQVGQSLFPVGEIEKPIVRAIADDLGLATAKKKDSTGICFIGERKFKDFLARFLPAQPGDIKTTEGEVIGRHDGLMYHTLGQRRGLGIGGIKGKGENAWYVVEKDLVNNVLVVAQGLDNSALLSRGLVAQQLQWVSERPLRENLRCTVKTRYRQADIPCEIRPIDDNTIEVYFDEPQIAVTPGQSAVFYLGEVCLGGGIIESAIK, encoded by the coding sequence ATGGAATCATTAACTTATAATAAATATTTTCCAGCACTTTCTGAAGAGGAATTGCTGGCAAATGGCAAAATTAAGGTAATCTGTGGTATGTCTGGCGGGGTGGACTCTTCCGTATCCGCCTTCATTCTTCAACAACAAGGCTATCAAGTTGAAGGTCTTTTCATGAAAAACTGGGAAGAGGATGATGATACTGATTACTGTACTGCAGCAGCTGACCTTGCTGATGCACAAGCTGTATGTGATAAATTAGGGATAAAATTACATAAAATTAATTTTGCAGCGGAGTATTGGGATAATGTATTCGAGCATTTTCTTGCTGAATATAAAGCGGGTCGTACGCCAAATCCCGATATTTTGTGTAATAAAGAAATTAAATTTAAAGCCTTTTTAGAATATGCAGCCGAAGATCTTGGCGCTGATTTTATTGCAACCGGGCACTATGTGCGTCGTGGCGAAAAAGATGGCGAGGCATTACTTTTACGTGGCTTAGATAACAATAAAGATCAAAGTTACTTCCTATATGCTTTAAATAAAAAGCAAGTAGGACAAAGTCTATTCCCAGTGGGTGAAATTGAAAAGCCGATTGTACGTGCGATTGCTGATGATCTTGGTCTAGCAACGGCGAAGAAGAAAGATTCTACAGGGATCTGCTTTATTGGAGAACGTAAATTCAAAGATTTCTTAGCACGTTTCCTACCAGCACAACCTGGTGATATTAAGACTACTGAAGGTGAAGTAATTGGTCGTCATGATGGTTTAATGTACCATACCCTTGGGCAACGTCGTGGTCTTGGGATTGGTGGCATTAAAGGCAAAGGTGAAAATGCGTGGTATGTAGTTGAGAAAGATTTAGTCAATAATGTACTTGTGGTTGCACAGGGATTGGATAATTCTGCACTACTTTCACGTGGGTTAGTTGCTCAGCAATTACAATGGGTAAGTGAAAGACCGCTACGTGAGAATTTACGTTGCACTGTAAAAACACGTTATCGCCAAGCGGATATTCCATGTGAAATTCGTCCGATTGATGATAACACCATTGAAGTGTATTTTGATGAGCCGCAAATTGCGGTGACACCGGGACAATCTGCCGTATTCTATCTAGGTGAAGTTTGCCTAGGTGGTGGTATTATTGAATCGGCAATTAAATAA
- a CDS encoding RrF2 family transcriptional regulator, with translation MKLTKRTDFVLRTLIYLAKQPAGMRTFLQEIADNYNIPVNHLTKIVHQLGQLGYINTYRGRGGGMEIGMPLDQIMVKDVILHFEPNSELVDCSTCLLRKNSCKLERHLRIAYEAFLSSLEGVSLADII, from the coding sequence ATGAAACTTACTAAACGAACAGATTTTGTACTAAGGACACTCATTTATCTAGCCAAACAACCTGCTGGAATGCGTACCTTTTTACAAGAAATCGCTGATAATTATAATATTCCAGTTAATCATCTCACTAAAATTGTACATCAACTTGGACAATTAGGTTATATTAACACCTATCGTGGAAGAGGTGGTGGAATGGAAATAGGTATGCCACTTGATCAGATAATGGTAAAAGATGTGATTCTACATTTCGAACCTAATTCTGAGCTTGTGGATTGCAGTACCTGCTTATTGAGAAAAAATTCCTGTAAATTAGAACGTCACTTACGCATTGCATACGAGGCATTTTTGTCGTCATTGGAAGGTGTATCTCTAGCAGATATTATTTAA
- the nqrE gene encoding NADH:ubiquinone reductase (Na(+)-transporting) subunit E, giving the protein MEHYLSLFVKSVFIENMALSFFLGMCTFLAVSKKISTAIGLGIAVTIVLGISVPANQLVYTYILKSGALVKGIDLTFLNFITFIGVIAALVQILEMILDKYFPALYDALGIFLPLITVNCAIFGGVSFMVQRDYNFSESIVYGFGAGLGWMLAIVALAGITEKMKYSDVPAGLRGLGITFISAGLMAIGFMSFSGIKL; this is encoded by the coding sequence ATGGAACATTATCTTAGCCTCTTCGTGAAATCCGTTTTCATCGAAAACATGGCGCTTTCGTTCTTTTTGGGAATGTGTACCTTCTTGGCAGTTTCCAAAAAAATCTCAACTGCGATTGGTTTAGGGATCGCTGTAACCATCGTTTTAGGTATTTCTGTACCTGCAAACCAATTGGTTTACACCTATATTTTAAAAAGTGGTGCATTAGTTAAAGGGATCGATTTAACATTCTTAAACTTTATCACTTTCATTGGTGTGATTGCTGCGTTAGTACAAATTCTAGAAATGATTTTAGATAAATACTTCCCAGCACTTTATGATGCACTCGGTATCTTCTTACCGTTAATTACAGTAAACTGTGCGATTTTTGGTGGCGTATCATTCATGGTACAACGTGACTATAATTTCTCAGAATCTATTGTGTACGGTTTCGGTGCAGGTTTAGGTTGGATGTTAGCAATCGTAGCACTTGCAGGGATTACTGAAAAAATGAAATATTCCGATGTTCCAGCTGGATTACGCGGTCTTGGTATCACCTTCATTTCTGCAGGTTTGATGGCAATCGGATTTATGTCTTTCTCAGGCATCAAATTATAA
- the nqrF gene encoding NADH:ubiquinone reductase (Na(+)-transporting) subunit F: MSIILGIAMFTIIILVLAIMILFAKSKLVSTGDVTVEINHDPEKTIKVPAGGKLLGALAGKGIFVPSACGGQGTCGQCVVRVEEGGGNILPTELTKISKAAAREGYRLSCQVSVKNDLKIEVPEEVFGVKKWHCKVISNDNKATFIKELKLAIPAGEEVPFRAGGYIQIEAEPHTVYYKDFDIAPEYRDDWDKLDLWRYVSKVDEPIMRAYSMASYPDEKGIIMLNVRIATPPPNNPDVPPGQMSSYIWSLKEGDDVVISGPFGEFFAKDTDAEMVFIGGGAGMAPMRSHIFDQLKRLHSKRKISFWYGARSKREIFYEDDFNKLQEENPNFEWHVALSDPQPGDNWDGYTGFIHNVVYENYLKNHEAPEDCEFYMCGPPIMTQSVIKMLKDLGVEDENILLDNFGA; the protein is encoded by the coding sequence ATGTCAATCATTTTAGGTATCGCGATGTTCACGATCATTATCCTAGTGCTTGCGATTATGATTTTATTTGCAAAATCAAAATTAGTTAGCACTGGTGATGTAACGGTTGAAATCAATCACGATCCTGAAAAAACAATTAAAGTACCCGCAGGCGGTAAATTACTTGGTGCTCTTGCAGGGAAAGGTATCTTTGTTCCATCAGCATGTGGTGGTCAAGGTACATGTGGTCAATGTGTTGTACGTGTAGAAGAAGGTGGTGGTAATATTTTACCAACTGAACTTACCAAAATTTCAAAAGCAGCAGCACGTGAAGGCTATCGCCTATCTTGCCAAGTTAGCGTAAAAAATGATTTAAAAATTGAAGTACCAGAAGAAGTCTTTGGTGTGAAAAAATGGCATTGTAAAGTTATTTCTAATGATAACAAAGCAACGTTCATTAAAGAGCTTAAATTGGCAATCCCAGCTGGTGAGGAAGTTCCATTCCGTGCTGGTGGTTATATCCAAATTGAAGCAGAACCACATACTGTTTACTATAAAGATTTTGATATTGCACCAGAATATCGTGACGACTGGGATAAATTAGATTTATGGCGTTATGTTTCTAAAGTTGATGAGCCGATTATGCGTGCATACTCTATGGCATCTTACCCAGATGAAAAAGGTATCATCATGCTTAACGTGCGTATTGCAACTCCGCCACCAAATAATCCTGATGTTCCGCCGGGTCAAATGTCATCATACATTTGGTCATTAAAAGAAGGTGATGATGTTGTGATTTCTGGTCCATTCGGTGAATTCTTCGCGAAAGATACCGATGCAGAAATGGTATTCATCGGTGGTGGTGCTGGTATGGCACCAATGCGTTCACATATCTTTGACCAATTAAAACGTTTACATTCTAAACGTAAAATTAGTTTCTGGTACGGTGCGCGTTCTAAACGTGAAATTTTCTATGAAGATGATTTCAATAAATTACAAGAAGAAAATCCTAACTTCGAATGGCATGTGGCTTTATCTGATCCACAACCAGGCGATAACTGGGATGGTTACACAGGCTTCATCCATAATGTAGTTTATGAAAATTACTTGAAAAATCATGAAGCACCAGAAGATTGTGAGTTCTATATGTGCGGACCTCCAATCATGACACAATCTGTTATTAAAATGCTGAAAGATCTCGGCGTAGAAGATGAAAATATCTTATTAGATAATTTCGGCGCTTAA
- the nqrM gene encoding (Na+)-NQR maturation NqrM, with translation MEVFILTFCIFILVIVGLAIGFIFKRRVLKGSCGGITALGMKKACDCEEPCDNLKEKVALGEISETELDRFKKGDQFYEVK, from the coding sequence ATGGAAGTCTTTATTCTAACATTCTGTATTTTCATTCTTGTTATCGTTGGCTTAGCCATTGGATTCATTTTTAAACGTCGTGTATTAAAGGGAAGTTGTGGTGGTATCACCGCTCTTGGAATGAAAAAAGCATGCGATTGCGAGGAACCTTGCGATAATCTAAAAGAAAAAGTCGCATTAGGTGAAATTAGCGAAACAGAACTTGATCGTTTTAAAAAAGGCGATCAATTCTATGAAGTTAAGTAA
- a CDS encoding L-cysteine desulfidase family protein, with amino-acid sequence MNPNWAAYEGIIKLMVKPALGCTEPIAAAYAAATARKMLSNSPTEINVYVSDNLYKNAMGVFVPGTGKMGLAIAAGVGALGGNAEKGLEVLADIDEDTVQKAQTLIGNNKIHVMRKDIDDFIYCLIEMTDGKDHASVELKGGHTQIICKKLNNRIIFQQDKGKVSSTGSICTGIDISFKKLYDYATHANFEDIKFILDACKLNHALALEGLTKDYGLCIGKTIEQGIKSGVLSQDFANQIIMYTASASDARMGGATLPAMSNFGSGNQGITATIPVYLTAKHYDNSQEQLARALIISHLGAIYIKSFYPPLSAFCGNTVTGAATAAAMVYLANGSYEQSCFAAQNVLSDCAGMVCDGAKSTCAMKVKTATNAAINGFLMALQHKEAHNQGIVGDILEQTIQNIGKLVTYGMAETDHTIIEIMSE; translated from the coding sequence ATGAATCCAAATTGGGCTGCTTATGAGGGTATTATAAAGTTAATGGTTAAACCTGCTTTAGGTTGCACTGAGCCTATTGCTGCCGCATATGCTGCAGCGACTGCTCGAAAAATGCTATCAAATTCTCCCACTGAAATTAATGTTTATGTTTCTGATAACCTTTATAAAAACGCAATGGGTGTTTTCGTTCCTGGTACTGGTAAAATGGGGCTTGCCATTGCAGCGGGTGTTGGCGCTTTAGGGGGCAATGCAGAAAAAGGGCTGGAAGTATTAGCTGATATTGATGAGGATACTGTACAAAAAGCTCAGACTTTGATTGGGAATAATAAAATCCATGTGATGCGTAAAGATATTGATGATTTTATTTATTGCCTTATCGAAATGACGGATGGAAAAGATCATGCTTCTGTAGAGCTAAAGGGTGGACATACCCAGATTATTTGTAAAAAATTAAATAATCGTATTATTTTCCAACAAGATAAAGGAAAAGTAAGCTCAACTGGATCAATTTGTACGGGAATAGATATTTCTTTTAAAAAGCTTTATGACTACGCCACTCATGCCAATTTTGAAGACATTAAATTTATTTTAGATGCCTGTAAACTGAATCACGCATTAGCGCTTGAAGGACTCACTAAAGATTATGGTCTTTGTATCGGTAAAACTATTGAACAAGGCATAAAATCAGGTGTACTAAGCCAAGATTTCGCCAATCAAATTATTATGTACACGGCTAGTGCTTCTGATGCTAGGATGGGAGGTGCCACATTACCTGCAATGAGTAACTTTGGTAGTGGAAATCAAGGTATTACAGCGACGATCCCTGTTTATTTAACCGCAAAACATTATGATAACTCACAAGAACAACTTGCTAGAGCATTAATCATAAGCCACTTAGGGGCAATTTATATAAAATCCTTTTACCCTCCCCTCTCTGCATTTTGTGGCAATACAGTTACTGGAGCAGCGACGGCTGCGGCTATGGTTTACCTCGCAAACGGATCTTATGAGCAAAGCTGTTTTGCAGCACAAAATGTATTGAGCGATTGTGCGGGAATGGTTTGTGATGGTGCAAAATCAACTTGTGCAATGAAAGTCAAAACAGCTACAAACGCTGCAATCAATGGATTTTTAATGGCACTACAACATAAAGAAGCACATAATCAAGGGATCGTTGGTGATATACTAGAACAAACTATTCAAAATATTGGAAAACTTGTTACCTACGGTATGGCTGAAACAGATCATACTATTATTGAAATAATGTCAGAGTAA
- a CDS encoding Na(+)-translocating NADH-quinone reductase subunit C, whose product MAKFNKDSFGGTITVVILLSLICSVIVAGSATLLKPKQEEQKQLDKQRSILRVAHLLPADASGQEVREIFAKKIETRCVDLDAGTYAQCPAGFDAITAAKNPKTSQPIPADLDKAGIRVRAKLAQIYLVKGEDGQLQQMVLPIYGNGLWSVMYGFVSVAPNGDTLKGITYYDEGETPGLGGEIENPKWQAQFVGKELFNAQGQSAIVVGKGAANNPVYGREHGIDSLTGATLTSNGVQGTFSYWFGPNGFGPFLNHFRKGELK is encoded by the coding sequence ATGGCTAAGTTTAATAAAGATAGTTTCGGCGGAACAATTACAGTTGTTATTCTATTAAGTTTAATCTGTTCCGTAATTGTTGCGGGTTCAGCAACTTTATTAAAACCGAAACAAGAAGAACAGAAACAATTAGATAAACAAAGAAGTATCTTACGTGTGGCACACTTGTTACCTGCAGATGCTTCGGGTCAAGAAGTACGTGAAATCTTTGCTAAGAAAATTGAAACACGTTGTGTTGATTTAGATGCGGGTACTTATGCTCAATGCCCAGCGGGTTTTGATGCAATTACAGCGGCGAAAAATCCAAAAACTAGTCAACCGATCCCAGCTGACTTAGACAAAGCGGGTATTCGTGTTCGTGCTAAGTTAGCCCAAATTTACCTTGTTAAAGGTGAAGATGGTCAACTTCAACAAATGGTACTTCCAATCTATGGTAATGGGCTTTGGTCTGTAATGTACGGATTCGTATCTGTTGCACCAAATGGTGATACATTAAAAGGCATTACTTATTATGATGAAGGGGAAACTCCAGGACTTGGTGGGGAAATTGAAAACCCTAAATGGCAAGCACAATTTGTTGGTAAAGAATTATTTAATGCACAAGGTCAATCTGCAATTGTTGTAGGAAAAGGTGCTGCAAATAACCCTGTTTATGGACGTGAACATGGTATCGATAGTTTAACTGGTGCGACATTAACATCAAATGGTGTTCAAGGTACCTTCAGCTATTGGTTCGGTCCTAATGGTTTTGGTCCTTTCTTAAATCATTTCAGAAAAGGAGAACTTAAATAA